The Mycolicibacterium mageritense genome contains a region encoding:
- a CDS encoding NYN domain-containing protein produces the protein MTEPATRVAVYLDFDNIVISRYDQVNGRNSFQRDKAKGLDEDRLARSTVDVGAILDFASSFGTLVLTRAYADWSADVNAGYRQQLVGRAVDLVQLFPAAAYGKNGADIRLAVDAVEDMFRLPDLTHVVIVAGDSDYIPLAQRCKRLGRYVVGIGVAGSSSRALAAACDEFVIYDSLPGVPTTEPAPEPKAPRRGRKNAEPDPQAEATALLTRALQMGLEKDDVEWLHNSAVKAQMKRMDPSFSEKALGFRSFSDFLRSRTDLVELDESSTTRMVRLR, from the coding sequence ATGACCGAACCCGCCACCCGCGTCGCGGTCTACCTGGACTTCGACAACATCGTCATCTCACGCTACGACCAGGTCAACGGACGCAACTCCTTCCAGCGGGACAAGGCCAAGGGGCTCGACGAGGACCGGCTGGCCCGGTCCACCGTCGACGTCGGCGCGATCCTTGACTTCGCGTCCTCGTTCGGCACGCTCGTACTCACCCGGGCGTACGCGGACTGGTCGGCCGACGTCAACGCCGGATACCGCCAGCAACTGGTGGGCCGCGCGGTCGACCTGGTCCAGCTTTTCCCGGCCGCGGCCTACGGCAAGAACGGCGCCGACATCCGGTTGGCCGTCGACGCGGTCGAGGACATGTTCCGGCTGCCCGACCTCACCCACGTGGTGATCGTGGCGGGAGATTCCGACTACATTCCGCTCGCGCAGCGCTGCAAACGCCTGGGCCGCTACGTCGTGGGCATCGGGGTCGCGGGCTCATCGAGCCGTGCGCTCGCGGCCGCGTGCGACGAGTTCGTCATCTACGACTCGCTGCCCGGCGTCCCCACCACCGAACCGGCTCCGGAACCCAAGGCGCCCAGACGCGGCCGCAAGAACGCCGAACCGGATCCACAGGCCGAGGCCACCGCGCTGCTGACACGTGCCCTGCAGATGGGCCTGGAGAAGGACGATGTGGAGTGGCTGCACAATTCTGCGGTCAAGGCGCAGATGAAACGAATGGACCCGTCGTTCAGCGAAAAAGCTTTGGGTTTCCGGTCTTTCAGCGACTTCCTGCGCTCCCGCACCGACCTCGTCGAGCTGGACGAGAGCTCGACGACCCGCATGGTGCGGTTGCGCTGA
- a CDS encoding flavin reductase family protein codes for MGEQPFETFVDRLDYPMFIVTASAGDEISGCLVGFATQASIDPPRFLVGLSPNNHTFAVAREATHLGVHLVSRDDVELARWFGSETGDRMDKFGRHRWHRGPASTPILDAAPAWFVGKILDRFDFGDHVGHLLQPVDGHAPEGRPDWVTFTDVKDVEPGHQA; via the coding sequence ATGGGTGAGCAACCGTTCGAGACATTCGTCGACCGCCTCGACTATCCGATGTTCATCGTCACCGCGAGCGCGGGTGACGAAATCAGCGGTTGCCTGGTCGGTTTCGCGACGCAGGCCAGTATCGACCCGCCGCGGTTCCTGGTCGGGCTGTCGCCGAACAACCACACGTTCGCGGTCGCGCGTGAGGCGACACACCTCGGGGTGCACCTGGTGAGCCGTGACGACGTCGAGCTGGCCCGGTGGTTCGGCAGCGAAACCGGTGACCGGATGGACAAGTTCGGCCGCCACCGCTGGCATCGCGGGCCCGCAAGCACACCCATCCTCGACGCCGCACCGGCCTGGTTCGTGGGCAAGATCCTCGACCGGTTCGACTTCGGTGACCACGTCGGGCATCTGCTGCAACCGGTCGACGGACACGCACCCGAAGGCCGTCCGGACTGGGTCACCTTCACCGACGTCAAGGATGTCGAGCCGGGGCACCAGGCGTGA
- a CDS encoding DUF4407 domain-containing protein yields the protein MRAGRKPEPLVVAVLLLGGVLAAAAAILALSGATRWPPVAVVAAGVVFGALFAVASWAVAGGRSAVVGRVAVAVVVGVMAGELAAVSVFGGSVDQVLTEQASTAPAVVAATAELDAARQARTGLDDAVAQANRHRDEALVVARCEFNPSADCPRVRITGVPGAGPETRTANEFLGDAQRQLDTAVAERDSRAAALDAQVAAHEQAVAQARAAALDGGLGARWVAMNSYTLGHPGAMALRLLVVGFFVLLSGLPLALRRWRGATTPERADDAQAEQERAELEADTAIAVKRAEVRATIEEMWAEQELTSARLAVEAQNEIDREQQRRRVAEALDAPVEPLRLQRPEPVMSARPEPIEAAVLPEPDVYLPIAAEAEAASLALTAAERDNLPVKAEPQRGTGIPGLPAIPAIPDVTKAVTKAVTNGPVRWIKPFVPPIVAGAIDNATKPLRQVFVETETEEIHVTVKRTHKVTVESEGSAEAAPQQPSEPAPVPSGRVQSWRGPALTDDVAEELRRADGPRQLLSGE from the coding sequence ATGCGTGCCGGTCGAAAACCTGAACCCCTTGTCGTTGCGGTGCTGCTGCTCGGCGGCGTGCTCGCTGCGGCAGCCGCGATCCTGGCGCTGTCCGGTGCGACGCGGTGGCCGCCGGTGGCGGTCGTGGCCGCGGGCGTCGTCTTCGGGGCGTTGTTCGCAGTCGCGAGTTGGGCCGTGGCCGGCGGCCGTTCGGCCGTGGTGGGCCGCGTCGCGGTCGCGGTTGTCGTCGGTGTGATGGCGGGCGAACTCGCGGCGGTGTCGGTGTTCGGCGGCTCGGTCGATCAGGTGCTCACCGAGCAGGCGTCGACCGCACCGGCCGTCGTCGCGGCTACGGCCGAACTGGATGCGGCGCGCCAGGCCCGCACGGGCCTCGATGATGCCGTCGCGCAGGCCAACCGGCACCGCGACGAGGCGCTCGTGGTGGCCCGCTGCGAATTCAACCCGTCGGCCGACTGCCCGCGGGTCCGCATCACCGGGGTGCCCGGTGCGGGGCCCGAAACCCGGACCGCGAACGAGTTTCTCGGCGATGCGCAGCGCCAACTGGACACCGCGGTGGCCGAGCGTGACAGCCGAGCCGCCGCGCTCGACGCTCAGGTCGCCGCGCACGAGCAGGCAGTCGCGCAGGCCCGCGCGGCCGCGCTCGACGGTGGCCTCGGTGCGCGCTGGGTCGCGATGAACTCCTACACGCTCGGGCATCCTGGCGCGATGGCGCTGCGGCTGCTGGTGGTCGGGTTCTTCGTGCTGCTGAGTGGGTTGCCGTTGGCGTTGCGCCGCTGGCGGGGTGCGACGACTCCCGAGCGCGCCGACGACGCGCAGGCCGAGCAGGAACGTGCCGAGCTCGAAGCCGACACCGCGATCGCCGTCAAGCGTGCCGAGGTGCGCGCGACCATCGAAGAGATGTGGGCCGAGCAGGAGCTCACGAGTGCCCGCCTGGCGGTCGAGGCGCAGAACGAGATCGACCGGGAACAGCAGCGTCGCCGTGTCGCGGAGGCCTTGGATGCGCCGGTCGAGCCGTTACGGCTGCAGCGTCCCGAGCCCGTCATGTCGGCGCGGCCGGAACCGATCGAGGCCGCGGTGCTGCCGGAACCCGACGTCTACCTGCCGATCGCGGCCGAGGCCGAGGCGGCCAGCCTGGCCTTGACGGCCGCCGAACGCGACAACCTGCCCGTCAAGGCCGAACCGCAGCGCGGCACCGGTATCCCTGGCCTCCCCGCGATCCCGGCCATCCCGGACGTCACCAAGGCCGTCACGAAGGCCGTGACCAACGGCCCGGTGCGGTGGATCAAGCCGTTTGTGCCGCCGATCGTCGCGGGGGCCATCGACAATGCGACGAAGCCGTTGCGGCAGGTGTTCGTGGAGACCGAAACCGAGGAGATCCACGTGACCGTCAAGCGCACGCACAAGGTCACGGTCGAATCCGAGGGCAGTGCCGAGGCCGCCCCGCAGCAACCCTCTGAACCGGCGCCGGTACCCAGCGGCCGCGTCCAATCCTGGCGTGGGCCAGCACTGACCGACGACGTCGCCGAGGAGCTGCGCCGAGCGGACGGACCCCGGCAATTACTGTCGGGTGAGTAA
- the stpK7 gene encoding serine/threonine protein kinase StpK7: protein MDATPFGHYQLRKLIGRGGMGEVYQAFDTLTDRIVALKVLPPHLAQDTTFQERFKRESHAAAGVNDPHVVPIHGYGEIDGRLYLDMRLIEGRNLGTMLSNAVRPLAPAFVVNMIEQVGMALDAAHHAGLIHRDVKPSNILITDQDFVYLIDFGLARTAGEAGMTTAGSTLGTLAYMAPERFESGTVDPRSDIYALTCVLYECLTGARPYPVDSLEQQIAGHMVSPPPKPSDTDPRLAAFDAVIAKGMAKKPAKRYQTGAELAAAARSALNAPVRGAGSGRHSAQRVRTRPAVRLPRRALAIAGATVLVAVVCAVGVWQLRGSSGTESAPSLADSSSTTGPVEAPLGAVPEIAATVPPEIRDAGRLVIGVNVPYAPNEFKNSSGEIVGFDVDLMKAVARTLGLVPDFRETGFDAILPSVSDGKFDVGMSSLTDTRVREETVDFVTYFQAGTLWAQRTGSSVDPDAACGLRVGVAYGVIQETEEIPAKSDACVAAGLPAIEKVVRTHQDEVTAALVAGEVDAMSADSPVTGFAIKLSGGALEPAGEVFASAPYGWPVAKGSALAESLRQALEHVMTTGEYRTIATMWGVEKGMITQPVINGAFR from the coding sequence GTGGACGCGACACCCTTTGGCCATTATCAGCTCAGGAAGCTGATCGGCCGGGGCGGCATGGGCGAGGTCTATCAGGCCTTCGACACCCTGACCGACCGCATCGTCGCGCTCAAGGTACTGCCGCCGCACCTGGCGCAGGACACCACGTTCCAGGAACGGTTCAAGCGCGAATCCCACGCCGCGGCGGGCGTCAACGATCCGCATGTGGTGCCGATCCACGGCTACGGCGAAATCGACGGCAGGCTCTATCTCGACATGCGGCTCATCGAGGGCCGCAACCTGGGGACCATGCTGTCCAACGCCGTGCGGCCGTTGGCGCCGGCGTTCGTGGTCAACATGATCGAGCAGGTGGGTATGGCGCTCGACGCCGCGCACCACGCCGGCCTGATCCACCGCGACGTCAAACCGTCCAACATCCTGATCACCGACCAGGACTTCGTGTACCTCATCGATTTCGGCCTGGCGCGCACGGCAGGCGAGGCCGGCATGACGACCGCGGGCAGCACGCTCGGGACGCTGGCCTACATGGCGCCGGAACGTTTCGAATCCGGCACGGTCGATCCGCGCTCGGACATCTACGCGCTGACGTGTGTGCTCTATGAATGTCTCACGGGCGCGCGGCCGTATCCCGTCGACAGCCTCGAGCAGCAGATCGCCGGGCACATGGTGTCGCCGCCGCCGAAGCCGTCGGACACCGATCCGCGGTTGGCCGCTTTCGACGCGGTCATCGCCAAGGGCATGGCGAAGAAGCCGGCCAAGCGGTACCAGACCGGTGCCGAGTTGGCCGCCGCGGCGCGCTCCGCGCTCAACGCGCCGGTGCGCGGCGCGGGGTCCGGCCGGCATTCGGCCCAACGTGTGCGGACCCGGCCCGCGGTGCGGTTGCCGAGGCGTGCGCTCGCGATCGCCGGGGCGACGGTGTTGGTGGCCGTGGTGTGCGCCGTGGGGGTGTGGCAGCTGCGCGGTTCGTCGGGTACCGAGAGCGCGCCCAGCCTGGCCGACAGCTCGTCGACCACGGGACCGGTCGAGGCGCCGCTGGGCGCCGTGCCCGAGATCGCGGCCACCGTGCCGCCCGAGATCCGCGACGCCGGGCGGCTCGTGATCGGCGTGAACGTGCCCTATGCCCCCAACGAGTTCAAGAATTCGTCGGGCGAGATCGTCGGCTTCGACGTGGATCTGATGAAGGCCGTCGCACGCACGCTCGGATTGGTACCGGATTTTCGCGAGACCGGTTTCGACGCCATCCTGCCCTCGGTGAGCGACGGGAAGTTCGATGTGGGGATGTCGTCGCTGACCGACACCCGCGTCCGCGAGGAGACGGTCGACTTCGTCACCTACTTCCAGGCGGGCACGCTGTGGGCCCAGCGGACGGGGTCGTCGGTTGACCCGGACGCCGCATGCGGGTTGCGCGTCGGCGTGGCCTACGGCGTCATCCAGGAGACCGAGGAGATCCCGGCCAAGAGTGACGCGTGTGTGGCGGCCGGGCTGCCGGCCATCGAAAAGGTCGTGCGGACGCACCAGGACGAGGTGACGGCCGCGCTGGTCGCCGGTGAGGTCGACGCGATGTCGGCGGATTCGCCGGTCACCGGATTCGCGATCAAGCTCAGCGGCGGGGCGCTGGAGCCGGCCGGCGAGGTGTTTGCCTCCGCGCCGTACGGCTGGCCGGTCGCGAAAGGCTCGGCCTTGGCGGAATCGCTGCGCCAGGCGTTGGAGCACGTGATGACCACCGGTGAGTACCGCACCATCGCCACCATGTGGGGCGTCGAGAAAGGCATGATCACCCAGCCGGTGATCAACGGCGCTTTCCGCTAG
- a CDS encoding zinc-dependent alcohol dehydrogenase translates to MKAVTWHGRRDVRVDTVADPEIEKPGDAIIEVTSTNICGSDLHLYEVLGAFMHEGDILGHEAMGIVREVGPAVDALSVGDRVVVPFQISCGHCYMCDRKLYTQCETTQVRDQGMGAALFGYSELYGQIPGGQAEYLRVPHAQFTHIKVPSGPPDSRFVYLSDVLPTAWQAVAYADIPDGGSVTVLGLGPIGDMASRIAGHLGYRVIAVDRVRERLLRAEAHGITTVDLDSIEGSVGDEIRSMTDGRGTDSVIDAVGMEAHGSPVAQVLHRVTAALPDMVAKPMMQTAGLDRLDALYSAIDIVRRGGTISLSGVYGGNADPLPMMTMFDKQVQLRMGQANVKRWVDDIMPLLTDDDPLDVDSFASHVLPLDDAPRAYELFQKKQDGAVKMMLTPNT, encoded by the coding sequence GTGAAAGCCGTTACTTGGCATGGCCGGCGCGACGTGCGGGTGGACACCGTGGCGGATCCGGAGATCGAGAAACCCGGCGACGCGATCATCGAAGTCACGTCGACCAACATCTGCGGCTCGGATCTGCATCTCTACGAAGTGCTCGGCGCGTTCATGCACGAGGGCGACATCCTCGGCCACGAGGCCATGGGCATCGTGCGTGAGGTCGGGCCTGCCGTCGACGCGCTGTCGGTCGGTGACCGGGTGGTCGTGCCGTTCCAGATCTCGTGCGGCCACTGCTACATGTGCGACAGGAAGTTGTACACGCAGTGCGAGACCACCCAGGTCCGCGATCAGGGCATGGGCGCGGCGCTGTTCGGCTACTCCGAGCTCTACGGCCAGATCCCGGGCGGCCAGGCCGAATACCTGCGGGTGCCGCACGCACAGTTCACCCACATCAAAGTGCCGTCCGGACCGCCGGATTCACGCTTCGTCTACCTCTCCGACGTGCTGCCGACCGCTTGGCAGGCGGTCGCCTACGCCGACATCCCCGACGGCGGGTCGGTGACCGTGCTCGGGCTCGGCCCGATCGGTGACATGGCGTCGCGCATTGCCGGCCACCTCGGCTACCGGGTCATCGCGGTCGACCGGGTGCGGGAGCGGCTGCTGCGCGCGGAGGCCCACGGGATCACGACGGTCGACCTCGATTCGATCGAAGGATCCGTGGGTGACGAGATCCGTTCCATGACCGACGGGCGCGGTACGGATTCGGTGATCGACGCGGTGGGCATGGAGGCGCACGGTTCACCGGTCGCGCAGGTGCTACACCGCGTGACCGCGGCCCTGCCGGACATGGTCGCGAAACCCATGATGCAGACGGCCGGGCTCGACCGGCTCGACGCGCTGTATTCGGCGATCGACATCGTGCGCCGCGGCGGCACCATCTCGCTGAGCGGCGTGTACGGCGGCAACGCGGATCCGTTGCCGATGATGACGATGTTCGACAAACAGGTGCAGTTGCGAATGGGCCAGGCGAACGTCAAAAGGTGGGTCGACGACATCATGCCGCTGCTGACCGACGACGACCCGCTCGACGTCGACTCGTTCGCGAGCCACGTGTTGCCGCTCGACGACGCGCCCCGCGCCTACGAGCTCTTCCAGAAGAAGCAGGACGGGGCGGTCAAGATGATGCTCACCCCGAACACATGA
- a CDS encoding KasA/KasB family beta-ketoacyl-ACP synthase translates to MVAMTTGDGLPDVVVTAAASTTALASQAEQTWDLLLEGRSGIGTLDKWFVTEFHSPVRVGGQLTERFDEILGRVERHRLSYMGQMSAVLGRRLWEDAGSPEVDTRRLMVSIGLALGSTEELVLQYDTWLKKGLRAVPPTAIQKYMPNAPAAAVGLERRAKAGVISPLMADASGAAAIAYAWQHIILGDADAAICGGVETWIEAVPVAVFDRLGMLSTANDDPPAACRPFDLHRDGMVFGEAGALMLIETEQHAKARGARILARLMGVGITSDCHHPIDPDPEGIQAGAAITRAVQLAGLTPADIDHVNAHATGTVRGDLAEARAIHNALGKHTPAVYAPKAALGHSLGSAGAVEAVLTVQALRDGIIPPTLNLKNPDPEIDLDVVADQPRRGNFRYAISDSFGFGGNNVVLAFGAY, encoded by the coding sequence ATGGTTGCCATGACCACCGGCGACGGCTTACCGGATGTCGTCGTCACCGCGGCCGCATCGACCACGGCCCTTGCGTCCCAGGCCGAGCAGACCTGGGACTTGTTGCTGGAGGGCCGAAGCGGCATCGGCACCCTCGACAAGTGGTTCGTCACCGAATTCCATTCCCCGGTGCGGGTCGGCGGGCAGCTGACGGAGCGATTCGACGAGATCCTGGGTCGTGTTGAGCGGCACCGACTTTCGTATATGGGCCAGATGTCTGCGGTGCTGGGCCGCCGGCTCTGGGAGGATGCCGGGTCACCCGAGGTCGACACCAGGCGGCTTATGGTGTCGATCGGGCTCGCACTGGGTTCGACAGAAGAGCTTGTGCTGCAATACGACACCTGGCTGAAGAAGGGGCTGCGCGCGGTGCCGCCGACCGCGATCCAGAAATACATGCCCAACGCTCCCGCGGCAGCCGTCGGACTGGAACGGCGCGCGAAGGCGGGCGTCATCTCGCCGTTGATGGCCGATGCCTCCGGCGCCGCGGCGATCGCGTACGCGTGGCAGCACATCATCCTGGGCGACGCCGACGCCGCGATCTGTGGCGGCGTCGAAACATGGATCGAGGCGGTGCCCGTCGCGGTGTTCGATCGCCTCGGCATGCTGTCGACCGCCAACGACGATCCGCCTGCCGCGTGCCGCCCCTTCGACCTGCACCGCGACGGCATGGTTTTCGGCGAGGCCGGCGCGCTCATGCTCATCGAAACCGAGCAGCATGCCAAGGCCCGCGGCGCGCGAATCCTGGCGCGGTTGATGGGCGTCGGCATCACATCCGACTGCCATCACCCCATCGACCCGGACCCCGAGGGCATCCAGGCCGGCGCCGCCATCACGCGGGCCGTCCAGCTGGCCGGCCTCACCCCGGCCGACATCGACCACGTCAACGCGCATGCCACCGGGACGGTGCGCGGCGACCTGGCCGAGGCCCGGGCGATTCACAATGCGCTCGGCAAGCACACGCCCGCGGTGTACGCGCCGAAGGCGGCGTTGGGGCATTCGCTGGGCTCGGCCGGCGCGGTGGAGGCCGTGCTGACCGTACAGGCGCTGCGCGACGGGATCATCCCGCCGACACTGAACCTGAAGAACCCCGATCCCGAGATCGATCTGGATGTGGTGGCCGATCAACCGCGCCGGGGCAACTTCCGCTACGCGATCAGCGACTCCTTCGGCTTCGGTGGCAACAACGTGGTATTGGCGTTCGGCGCCTACTGA
- a CDS encoding lysylphosphatidylglycerol synthase transmembrane domain-containing protein — MRVDGRDITVTGSLLQPLTRRTNDILRLALAAVFLATVITSSLITRYEWVALERSISEIVGVLTPTQSNLVYLAYGIAILALPFVILVSLILSRQWKLLGAYAAAGLIAILSLSITGNGVAAPQWHFDLNDRLDTQLSQFLDDPRWIAMLAAVLTVSGPWLSRRLRRWWWTLLLAFVPIHLVVSAVVPARSLLGLAVGWFVGALIVWVVGTPALEVPLDGALRAMARRGFAVSALTVVRPAGAGPLLLTAESHDPDATAVVELYGPNQRSGGAVRQVWRKLRFRTDETAPLQTSMRRAVEHRALMAIAIGDLGLASTSTMSVAALDRGWTLYAHNPKRGAPLDSCTDEATVGRVWRALRTLHDHQIAHGDLRAKEITVDDGAVLFGGFGNAEYGATDAQLQSDIAQLLVTTTALYDAPSAVSAAIAAFGRDTVLTASRRLTKSAVPGRVRDAVDQPKEVLAQARDEVMHQTGADQIQAETITRFTRTQIIQLVLLVALVYVAYPFISTVPTFFSELRTANWWWALLGLTVSALTYVGAAAALWACADGLVSFRNLAIMQVANTFAATTTPAGVGGLALSTRFLQKGGLSTMRATAAVALQQSVQVIVHVALLIFFSTVAGASADLSHFVPDATVLYLIAGVALGLVGAFLAVPKLRRWLASAIRPKLKEVTSDLIKLAREPKRLGLIVLGAAGTTLGAALALWASVEAFGGDTSFVTVTVVTMIGGTLASAAPTPGGVGAVEAALIGGLAAFGVPAAIGVPAVLLYRVLTCWLPVFIGWPVMRWLTENEMI; from the coding sequence ATGCGCGTTGACGGACGGGACATCACCGTCACCGGCAGCCTGCTGCAGCCACTGACCCGGCGCACCAACGACATCCTGAGGCTGGCGCTGGCCGCGGTGTTCCTCGCGACGGTCATCACCAGCTCGCTGATCACCCGCTACGAGTGGGTCGCGCTGGAGCGGTCGATCTCCGAGATCGTCGGCGTGCTGACGCCGACCCAATCCAATCTGGTGTACCTCGCGTACGGCATCGCGATCCTGGCGTTGCCGTTCGTGATCCTGGTCAGCCTGATCCTGTCGCGGCAGTGGAAACTGCTCGGCGCGTACGCCGCGGCCGGGCTCATCGCGATCCTGTCGCTGTCGATCACCGGCAACGGTGTCGCGGCGCCGCAATGGCATTTCGACCTCAACGACCGGCTCGACACCCAGCTGTCGCAGTTCCTCGACGATCCCCGGTGGATCGCGATGCTCGCCGCGGTGCTCACGGTGTCGGGCCCATGGTTGTCGCGGCGCCTGCGCCGGTGGTGGTGGACGCTGCTGCTGGCGTTCGTGCCGATCCATCTGGTCGTCAGCGCCGTCGTCCCGGCCCGCTCACTTCTGGGTCTCGCGGTCGGGTGGTTCGTGGGCGCGTTGATCGTGTGGGTCGTCGGCACCCCGGCGCTGGAGGTTCCGCTCGACGGCGCGCTGCGCGCCATGGCGCGGCGCGGTTTCGCGGTGTCGGCGCTGACGGTCGTGCGCCCGGCAGGCGCGGGACCGCTGTTGCTCACCGCCGAATCACACGATCCCGACGCCACCGCGGTGGTCGAGCTGTACGGGCCCAATCAGCGCAGCGGCGGCGCGGTCCGCCAGGTGTGGCGCAAGCTCCGGTTCCGCACCGACGAGACCGCTCCCCTGCAGACTTCGATGCGCCGGGCCGTCGAGCACCGCGCGCTGATGGCCATCGCGATCGGCGACCTCGGGCTCGCGAGCACCTCGACCATGTCGGTGGCCGCGCTCGACCGCGGCTGGACCCTCTATGCGCACAACCCGAAACGCGGTGCCCCACTGGACTCCTGCACCGACGAGGCCACCGTCGGCCGCGTGTGGCGAGCACTGCGCACACTGCACGACCACCAGATCGCGCACGGCGATCTGCGCGCCAAGGAGATCACCGTCGACGACGGCGCGGTGTTGTTCGGCGGGTTCGGCAATGCCGAGTACGGGGCCACCGACGCGCAGCTGCAGTCCGACATCGCGCAGCTATTGGTCACCACCACGGCGCTCTACGACGCGCCATCGGCGGTGAGCGCGGCCATCGCTGCGTTCGGGCGCGACACCGTGCTGACGGCGTCGCGCAGGCTCACCAAATCCGCGGTGCCCGGGCGCGTCCGCGATGCCGTGGACCAACCCAAAGAAGTACTCGCCCAGGCCCGCGACGAGGTGATGCACCAGACCGGGGCCGACCAGATCCAGGCCGAGACCATCACGCGGTTCACCCGCACCCAGATCATCCAGCTGGTGCTGCTCGTGGCCCTCGTCTACGTCGCCTACCCGTTCATCAGCACGGTGCCGACGTTCTTCTCCGAGCTGCGCACCGCCAACTGGTGGTGGGCGCTGCTCGGCCTGACCGTTTCGGCGCTGACGTACGTCGGTGCGGCCGCGGCCCTGTGGGCATGCGCCGACGGACTGGTGAGCTTCCGCAACCTCGCGATCATGCAGGTGGCCAACACCTTTGCCGCGACCACCACCCCGGCAGGCGTCGGTGGTCTCGCGTTGAGCACGCGATTCCTGCAGAAGGGCGGGCTGAGCACCATGCGCGCGACCGCGGCGGTCGCGCTGCAGCAGTCGGTTCAGGTGATCGTCCACGTGGCGCTGCTGATCTTCTTCAGCACCGTCGCGGGCGCGTCGGCGGACCTGTCGCACTTCGTGCCGGACGCCACGGTGCTCTATCTGATCGCCGGTGTCGCACTGGGACTCGTCGGGGCGTTTCTGGCGGTGCCCAAATTGCGGCGCTGGCTCGCGTCGGCGATCCGACCCAAGCTCAAAGAGGTCACCAGCGATCTGATCAAGCTGGCCCGCGAACCCAAGCGGCTCGGGCTGATCGTGTTGGGCGCGGCGGGCACGACTCTCGGTGCGGCCCTGGCCCTGTGGGCCAGTGTCGAGGCGTTCGGCGGCGACACCTCGTTCGTCACCGTCACCGTGGTGACCATGATCGGCGGCACGCTGGCCTCGGCCGCTCCCACGCCCGGCGGTGTCGGCGCGGTGGAGGCCGCACTGATCGGTGGTCTGGCGGCGTTCGGCGTACCCGCCGCGATCGGCGTGCCCGCAGTGCTGCTCTACCGCGTGCTGACGTGCTGGCTGCCGGTGTTCATCGGCTGGCCCGTGATGCGGTGGCTCACCGAGAACGAGATGATCTGA